CTGACAACGTGATTTTGTCAAGGTCTGACAAATTAAACCACGGCCGAAAGTCGCCATAAAGTTAATCGCTTCCGCCGTGACCATGTCTGCTGCCATGATCAGATCGCCTTCATTCTCACGATCTTCATCGTCCATCAAGATAACCATTTTACCGAGACGAATATCTTCGATGATCTCTTCTATACTGTGTAACGACATTGTAAGGCCTTAAAATTTTATAGTTTCGAGTATCTGGTTTAGGCAAAACAGCCAGTGAACCGATATTTTATTATCAATTTAATCTTCTATTTGCAGGTTTTGCTAGTCTCTAGCGCAAAAAACCCGAGCGAGCTAACAGATCCATAGTCACATTTGACTCAGGCACCGACGCTTCTTTATTGGTATAAGTCATTAAACGCTCTAAATGACGAGCTATCAAGTCAACTTCGATATTCACCTTGTCACCCGGCTTGAGGCTCTCAAGGGTCGTCTCTCCGGCAGTATGAGGCACAATTGTCAGTCTAAAACGATTATCTTTCACCTCATTAACTGTCAAGCTGACCCCATCTATGGTTATCGAGCCTTTATGGGCAATATAACGGGCTAAATCGACCGGTGCACTCAACCAAAACTCGATGGACTTGCCTCGATATTGCCTGACATCCACACTGGCTACACCGTCAACATGACCGCTAACCATGTGACCACCCAACCGGGTTGTTGGAGTCACGGCTTTTTCAAGGTTAACCTTGGTACCAACCTGATATTTGGCAAAGCCTGTCAGACTGACGGTTTCAGCCGAGATATCGGCGACATATCCATCACTTAAACATTCGACTACGGTCAAACACACGCCATTGGTGGCTATGCTATCCCCAAGACGCACATCGGACAGGTCGAGTTTATTACTCGCAACGTTAAGACGAATATCATCGCCTAATCTCTCTATCTTTCTTAAAGTCCCGACTGACTCTATGATCCCGGTAAACATGAATTATGACCTTATTTTTAACGTCAAACGGGTGTCACCACCCAATTTACGTTCATCGATTAATTCGACGGATGGAATATCTGCCATATCTGTATAATCAGGCAGAGAGATTAAATTGCGTCCGTTCGAGCCTAAAATTTTCATCGCCTGATAGAGGATTAACTCATCGGCATGATTCTGGCTTATGACACTACCAGCCAGTGTTGCTCCGGCCTCGATTAACACCGAATTATAGGTTTTACCTAAGTGAGCAAACAGGGCCGTTAACTCTACTCTGCCATCATTGTCAGATGCCAGAATGAGCCCGGAAACATGTTGCGGCCAAGTGTCTTTTTCAGCCTGAGGATAATCGATACAAGAAACCAGTAGGATAGGACTGGTAACAGTAAATAACTTAGCCGTGGAGGTGAGTCTGGCGCGGCTATCGAGTACCACCCTAAGAGGCTGGTGCAATGAGTCTGCATCGACTTGCTCCGATAACAAGCCTAGCTCACTGTGACGTACATTGAGGCATGGGTCATCCAGCAGCACAGTTTCTATGCCTGTGACCAAGGCTTCATTACGCGCTCTTAGACGCTGCACATCACGGCGAGACTCTGGACCTGTGATCCATTTTGATGCGCCGTTACTCAAGGCCGTCTTGCCATCTAGGCTAGAAGCAAGCTTTACCGTCACCCAAGGAAGTCCCCTCTCCATGCGTTTCATAAAACCTGGATTGATTCCAGCAGCCTCATCACTAAGCAGACCAACATCGACCTCTATGCCAGCATCTCTGAGCATCTTAATGCCTCGACCCGACACTTGAGGATTGGGATCTTCTACAGCCACTACAACACGGGAAATGCCGTGTTTAATCAGTGCTTCTGCGCAGGGAGGAGTGCGACCATAATGGCTGCAAGGTTCTAAGGTAACATAGGCTGTTGCGCCCTTTAGAGCAGCTTGACTGGCGCGCTTCGTGGCCATGGCTAAGGCGTGTACCTCGGCATGGGGGCCACCGGCTTGAATATGGAAACCTTCACCCAAAATCTGATCATCTAAGGTGATGACGCAACCGACGCAGGGATTAGGGCGAGTGGTATATAAGCCTCGACGTGCAAGTTTGATTGCACGGCTCATAAATTCAGTATCTTCTATTGACCACATAAGTTCACAGACCAAAAAAGTTTTAAAAAATCACTAATCGATGGAATAGTCTACTTCTGCAGTTTGGCGATAGCATCACCAAACTCGGAAACATCTTCGAATGCCCGGTAAACCGAGGCAAAACGGATATAGGCGACCTTATCTAGGCCCACCAGCTGATCCATCATCAAATTTCCGATAAGCTCAGACTTGACCTCACGCTCGCCGGTTCCCCTCAGGGTCGACTTGATTTTGGTCAGGGCCTGTTCAATCTGATCCATAGACACGGGGCGCTTCTCTACCGCCCTGAGCATTCCGCCCCTGAGTTTATCTTCATCGAAGGGCTGGCGACTGCCATCTTGCTTTACCACTCGTGGCATCACAAGTTCGGCGCCTTCGAACGTGGTGTATCTCTCGTGACACTGGACACACTCGCGGCGTCGTCTTACCTGATGTCCACCGGCCACCAGACGAGAATCGATCACTTTAGTATCGGTTGCGCTACAGAAAGGACAATGCATCAAGCCTCCAGAAATGAGTGAGAAAAACTAATGACGTTTTTACTCTAACGAAATCACCAACAAAAATGGCCGCTAAATAGCGGCCATCGAAGTTTACCTGAATTAACCTTAAAGGTTAACTATAAACAGGGAACTTAGCACACAGATCCAGAACCTGATTCTTAACGCGCTCGATAGTACCTTCATTAGTGATGTCATCCAACACATCA
This portion of the Shewanella violacea DSS12 genome encodes:
- the nrdR gene encoding transcriptional regulator NrdR, which encodes MHCPFCSATDTKVIDSRLVAGGHQVRRRRECVQCHERYTTFEGAELVMPRVVKQDGSRQPFDEDKLRGGMLRAVEKRPVSMDQIEQALTKIKSTLRGTGEREVKSELIGNLMMDQLVGLDKVAYIRFASVYRAFEDVSEFGDAIAKLQK
- the ribD gene encoding bifunctional diaminohydroxyphosphoribosylaminopyrimidine deaminase/5-amino-6-(5-phosphoribosylamino)uracil reductase RibD, producing the protein MWSIEDTEFMSRAIKLARRGLYTTRPNPCVGCVITLDDQILGEGFHIQAGGPHAEVHALAMATKRASQAALKGATAYVTLEPCSHYGRTPPCAEALIKHGISRVVVAVEDPNPQVSGRGIKMLRDAGIEVDVGLLSDEAAGINPGFMKRMERGLPWVTVKLASSLDGKTALSNGASKWITGPESRRDVQRLRARNEALVTGIETVLLDDPCLNVRHSELGLLSEQVDADSLHQPLRVVLDSRARLTSTAKLFTVTSPILLVSCIDYPQAEKDTWPQHVSGLILASDNDGRVELTALFAHLGKTYNSVLIEAGATLAGSVISQNHADELILYQAMKILGSNGRNLISLPDYTDMADIPSVELIDERKLGGDTRLTLKIRS
- a CDS encoding riboflavin synthase is translated as MFTGIIESVGTLRKIERLGDDIRLNVASNKLDLSDVRLGDSIATNGVCLTVVECLSDGYVADISAETVSLTGFAKYQVGTKVNLEKAVTPTTRLGGHMVSGHVDGVASVDVRQYRGKSIEFWLSAPVDLARYIAHKGSITIDGVSLTVNEVKDNRFRLTIVPHTAGETTLESLKPGDKVNIEVDLIARHLERLMTYTNKEASVPESNVTMDLLARSGFLR